One window from the genome of Dermacentor silvarum isolate Dsil-2018 chromosome 5, BIME_Dsil_1.4, whole genome shotgun sequence encodes:
- the LOC125945323 gene encoding uncharacterized protein LOC125945323 produces the protein MFSLPSDGGLREVCRRIRDGGLDQRVCIESYAVDPEDVPTLCSCQAVTSVMVSSFHFVDVAALGNAFNVIATCDHVTSLRVFLDFFDNDAFASLAAYISGATSLRAIKLVIEIYGSDDEGDEILHEDDESLRQSISNLCEALSSNDSLTNIYLDSTIELRDQDCRVFADAALNNRQLYELILAAVKNTSVAVFLGRLLPRLGENYNLLRLEIPACLQPNDDMCAAQDVVRRNCDLINRATRFVMGDHGSECARPFELLSGHPALVENVLRKATWTKTDEAVAMTRNARQVLRNADLHMYMRLTGVVKERVECEVQEDGGAQLDQLNHYCWLEIARYLKLADIVEPQNILTRSSTL, from the coding sequence ATGTTTAGTCTTCCCAGCGACGGTGGTCTCCGAGAAGTTTGTCGCAGAATACGGGACGGGGGACTTGACCAAAGGGTGTGCATCGAAAGTTACGCCGTTGACCCCGAGGACGTTCCGACGCTATGTTCTTGTCAGGCAGTGACATCCGTCATGGTCAGTTCCTTTCACTTCGTAGATGTGGCTGCTCTCGGCAACGCATTTAACGTCATCGCTACGTGTGACCACGTCACGTCACTTCGCGTGTTTCTTGATTTCTTCGACAACGACGCTTTCGCATCGTTAGCTGCGTACATTAGTGGAGCAACCTCCCTCAGGGCAATCAAGCTCGTTATCGAAATTTATGGCTCTGACGATGAAGGGGACGAAATACTTCATGAGGACGACGAGTCTCTACGTCAGTCTATATCTAACTTGTGCGAAGCATTGTCTTCAAATGACAGCCTCACCAATATCTATCTGGACTCGACGATCGAACTGCGCGACCAAGATTGTCGAGTGTTCGCCGACGCCGCTTTGAACAACCGACAGCTTTATGAACTGATTCTCGCAGCCGTCAAAAACACTTCTGTCGCAGTATTTCTGGGGCGTCTTCTGCCGCGATTAGGCGAGAACTACAACCTACTTCGCCTGGAAATCCCCGCCTGCTTGCAGCCAAACGACGACATGTGTGCAGCCCAGGATGTCGTGCGACGTAACTGCGACCTCATCAATCGAGCGACCAGGTTCGTGATGGGAGACCACGGCTCAGAGTGCGCACGCCCCTTCGAGCTCCTCTCGGGTCACCCCGCGCTAGTCGAGAATGTCCTGCGCAAGGCGACCTGGACGAAAACGGACGAAGCCGTTGCCATGACCAGGAACGCCCGCCAAGTTCTGCGCAACGCTGACTTGCACATGTACATGAGGCTGACGGGTGTTGTCAAGGAACGGGTCGAGTGCGAGGTCCAGGAAGACGGTGGAGCACAGTTGGACCAGCTGAACCACTACTGCTGGCTGGAAATTGCCCGGTACCTGAAGTTAGCGGACATCGTGGAACCGCAAAACATTTTGACGAGGTCGTCAACTCTGTGA